One Phenylobacterium hankyongense DNA segment encodes these proteins:
- a CDS encoding EAL domain-containing protein, protein MRRLTLALLCGAYLCLSLIVALSLWRNGGGWGAGVAALVGGLGLCFAFHGLIERALETGAIKSEIEAVREAHKILLEQVERLDARVSEVVETVADDVHRAEALSDEVHMLETLVGRMQHRLDDHGETAAVALSPRMGHNSDHRQAGALMDTVREALTDNRVDLYLQPIVALPQRKTVFYESFSRLRDDTGHVLMPAEYLSVAEPGGMITAIDNLLLFRCVQIVRRLAKQDRRVGIFCNVSMASLADDSFFPQFLELLAANRDLAGALIFEVGQAAFDARGSVEARNMGKLADLGFRFSLDKVTDLDLDLQDLARADVKFVKIGAQLLLDQLTEIDGRLVLRAMPDLAAEDFAALTRRYGVEVIAEKVESERQVVDILELDITYGQGHLFGEPRAIKNAVLDEAGAPPPVLVRSDLQRRVAARG, encoded by the coding sequence ATGCGACGGCTAACCCTTGCGCTGCTCTGTGGCGCCTACCTCTGCCTCTCGCTGATCGTCGCGCTCAGCCTGTGGCGCAACGGCGGCGGCTGGGGCGCCGGCGTCGCGGCCCTGGTCGGCGGCCTGGGGCTGTGCTTCGCCTTCCATGGCCTGATCGAGCGCGCCCTCGAGACCGGGGCGATCAAGAGCGAGATCGAGGCGGTCCGCGAAGCCCACAAGATTCTCCTGGAACAGGTCGAGCGGCTGGACGCCCGGGTGAGCGAGGTGGTCGAGACCGTCGCCGACGACGTCCACCGCGCCGAGGCGCTGTCGGACGAGGTCCACATGCTGGAGACCCTCGTCGGCCGCATGCAGCATCGCCTGGACGACCACGGCGAAACCGCCGCCGTCGCGCTCAGCCCGCGGATGGGCCACAACTCCGACCACCGGCAAGCCGGCGCGCTGATGGACACGGTGCGCGAGGCGCTCACCGACAACCGCGTCGACCTCTACCTCCAGCCGATCGTCGCCCTGCCGCAGCGCAAGACGGTCTTCTACGAGAGCTTCTCGCGGCTGCGCGACGACACCGGCCACGTGCTGATGCCGGCCGAATACCTGTCGGTGGCCGAGCCCGGCGGGATGATCACCGCCATCGACAACCTGCTGCTGTTCCGCTGCGTGCAGATCGTCCGGCGCCTGGCCAAGCAGGACCGCCGGGTCGGCATCTTCTGCAATGTCTCGATGGCCAGCCTCGCCGACGACAGCTTCTTCCCCCAGTTCCTTGAGCTGCTGGCCGCCAACCGCGACCTGGCCGGGGCGCTGATCTTCGAGGTTGGCCAGGCGGCGTTCGACGCCCGCGGCTCGGTGGAGGCCCGCAACATGGGCAAGCTCGCCGACCTCGGCTTCCGCTTCAGCCTCGACAAGGTCACCGACCTCGACCTCGACCTGCAGGACCTCGCCCGCGCCGACGTGAAGTTCGTCAAGATCGGCGCCCAGCTGCTGCTCGACCAGCTGACCGAGATCGACGGCCGCCTGGTGCTGCGCGCCATGCCGGACCTCGCCGCCGAGGACTTCGCCGCCCTGACCCGCCGCTACGGCGTCGAGGTGATCGCCGAGAAGGTCGAGAGCGAGCGCCAGGTCGTCGACATCCTCGAACTCGACATCACCTACGGCCAGGGCCACCTGTTCGGCGAGCCCCGCGCCATCAAGAACGCGGTGCTGGACGAGGCCGGGGCCCCGCCGCCGGTGCTGGTCCGCAGCGACCTGCAGCGCCGCGTCGCGGCCCGCGGCTGA
- a CDS encoding 3-hydroxybutyryl-CoA dehydrogenase, with product MVDIKSVGVIGAGQMGSGIAHVCALGGYDVLLHDVSSDRIDAGLQAIERNMMRQVVRGIIDQSAMDEGLKRIKAAPELQTIGATDLAIEAATENEETKKAIFKALGPHLGDKTLLASNTSSISITRLASVTDRPDRFIGLHFMNPVPLMKLVEIIRGIATGPETYETAVNFAKSLGKTTSNAEDFPAFIVNRILVPMINEAIYTLYEGVGTVDAIDTAMKLGANHPMGPLELGDFIGLDTVLSIMNVLHEGLADSKYRPCPLLVKYVEAGWLGRKAGRGFYDYRGETPVPTR from the coding sequence ATGGTTGATATTAAGTCGGTCGGCGTCATTGGCGCGGGCCAGATGGGGTCGGGCATCGCTCATGTCTGCGCCCTGGGCGGGTACGACGTCCTCCTGCACGACGTGAGCAGCGACCGGATCGACGCCGGCCTGCAGGCGATCGAGCGCAACATGATGCGGCAGGTGGTGCGCGGCATCATCGACCAGTCCGCCATGGACGAGGGCCTGAAGCGCATCAAGGCGGCGCCGGAACTGCAGACCATCGGGGCCACCGACCTCGCCATCGAGGCGGCCACCGAGAACGAAGAGACCAAGAAGGCGATCTTCAAGGCGCTGGGCCCGCACCTCGGCGACAAGACGCTCCTGGCCTCCAACACCTCGTCGATCTCGATCACCCGGCTGGCGTCGGTCACCGACCGGCCGGACCGGTTCATCGGCCTGCACTTCATGAACCCGGTGCCGCTGATGAAGCTGGTGGAGATCATCCGCGGTATCGCCACAGGGCCGGAGACCTACGAGACCGCCGTCAACTTCGCCAAGTCGCTGGGCAAGACCACCTCGAACGCCGAGGACTTCCCGGCCTTCATCGTCAACCGCATCCTGGTGCCGATGATCAACGAAGCGATCTACACCCTCTACGAGGGCGTCGGCACGGTGGACGCCATCGACACGGCCATGAAGCTGGGCGCCAACCACCCGATGGGCCCGCTGGAGCTGGGCGACTTCATCGGCCTGGATACGGTGCTGTCGATCATGAACGTGCTGCACGAGGGCCTGGCGGACTCCAAGTACCGCCCCTGTCCGCTGCTGGTGAAGTACGTCGAGGCGGGCTGGCTGGGCCGCAAGGCGGGCCGCGGCTTCTACGACTACCGCGGCGAGACGCCAGTTCCTACGCGCTGA